The following coding sequences lie in one Flagellimonas eckloniae genomic window:
- a CDS encoding DUF4856 domain-containing protein, whose amino-acid sequence MSAGLIVSCSSDDSDDVDPIGIDNPATYVFEREGETSVSFSGQTTRILMAEEIIAKFQDETTTLEELTAMFAHVEGESDFSDADLNASDKNILGKTAASFDFFSNNATDQVLIRADFESWIQAQVDEVYPNWNVAAMAGAAGQIADGTSVRYITDKGLEMNQVFNKSLIGALMVDQMLNNYISSSVLDPFTAANDSETLVTDKNYTDMEHDWDEAYGYAFGTAADLTDPRPTIGEDDNFLNKYIGRVEGDTDFAGITDDIFEALKLGRAAIVAKEYDVRNEQAEVLRELISEIIGIRAVYYLQQGKNALDQTTPDYGGGFHDLSEGYGFIYSLQFTRQPNSDAPYFTKAEVDAFLIDLLDDGDNGLWDVTPTTLDAISTSIADRFSFTVEEAGS is encoded by the coding sequence ATGTCCGCAGGCTTAATTGTTTCCTGTTCCAGTGATGACTCTGATGATGTTGACCCAATAGGAATAGACAACCCTGCTACATATGTTTTTGAAAGGGAAGGAGAAACTTCAGTAAGCTTTAGTGGTCAGACTACTCGTATTTTAATGGCAGAAGAAATCATAGCCAAATTTCAGGATGAAACTACAACCTTAGAAGAATTGACGGCTATGTTTGCACATGTTGAAGGAGAAAGTGATTTTTCAGATGCTGACCTAAATGCATCAGACAAGAATATTCTTGGCAAAACTGCCGCCTCCTTTGATTTCTTTTCCAATAATGCCACAGATCAGGTTTTGATTCGTGCTGATTTTGAAAGTTGGATACAGGCTCAAGTAGATGAGGTTTATCCAAACTGGAATGTAGCCGCTATGGCGGGAGCTGCCGGTCAGATTGCCGATGGCACCTCTGTAAGATACATTACGGATAAGGGACTTGAAATGAACCAGGTATTCAACAAGTCATTGATTGGGGCCTTGATGGTGGACCAAATGTTGAATAATTATATCAGTTCCTCAGTTTTGGACCCTTTTACTGCTGCTAATGATTCCGAAACTTTGGTGACGGACAAGAATTACACGGATATGGAGCATGACTGGGATGAAGCCTATGGCTATGCCTTTGGTACCGCTGCAGATTTGACCGATCCTAGACCTACTATTGGGGAGGATGACAATTTCTTGAACAAATACATTGGACGCGTTGAGGGCGATACCGATTTTGCCGGTATTACTGATGATATCTTTGAAGCACTAAAATTGGGCCGTGCTGCAATTGTGGCCAAAGAATATGATGTAAGAAACGAACAGGCAGAAGTACTTAGGGAATTAATTTCAGAAATAATCGGTATTAGAGCCGTGTATTATTTGCAGCAAGGTAAAAATGCATTGGATCAAACAACCCCCGACTATGGTGGTGGTTTCCATGACCTATCAGAAGGTTATGGCTTTATTTACAGCTTACAATTCACTCGTCAGCCAAATTCCGATGCGCCGTATTTTACGAAAGCTGAAGTAGATGCTTTTCTAATCGATTTATTGGATGATGGGGACAATGGACTTTGGGACGTGACCCCTACCACCTTGGATGCAATCTCAACATCGATTGCTGACCGATTCAGTTTTACTGTCGAAGAGGCTGGAAGCTAA
- a CDS encoding imelysin family protein, which translates to MKKTWYLLSIAAFVLFIWACSSDGSSSDDGGGGDDEVPVTFDRGAMLANWADNIIIPSYKAFQSELSDLESTYEAFVADQSVINLEAFRTSWESAYRAWQHVSMFEIGPAESIGYRLNINTYPADTDLIDAYLATGVFDLSLPSNRDAKGFPALDYILNGLEDDDVTLVELLTNSVNSASMQDYISELLADMVSLTNDVVGQWEGSYRNTFVDNNGSSATATTDRFVNDFIFYYEKFLRAGKIGIPIGVFSGTTEVNTLEVLYKSELSKSMFLEGLDAVQDFFNGKHYGSATTGESLESYLEALNTLKDGADLAKLINDQMDEARDIVSSLNDFKTEIEAADPPVNMFLAYDEVQKVVPLFKVDMVSAMSINIDFVDADGD; encoded by the coding sequence ATGAAAAAAACGTGGTATCTTCTTTCCATCGCTGCATTTGTCCTGTTCATTTGGGCCTGTTCCTCAGATGGGTCTTCTTCGGATGATGGCGGAGGAGGTGATGATGAGGTTCCAGTAACGTTTGATCGGGGAGCTATGTTGGCCAATTGGGCGGATAATATTATAATACCTTCGTATAAAGCTTTTCAGTCTGAATTGTCTGATTTAGAATCAACTTATGAAGCTTTTGTCGCTGACCAAAGTGTTATAAATTTGGAAGCTTTTAGGACCTCATGGGAAAGCGCATATCGGGCATGGCAACATGTTTCCATGTTTGAAATTGGACCGGCTGAGTCTATTGGGTACCGCCTGAATATAAACACCTATCCCGCTGACACTGATTTAATCGATGCATATCTGGCCACTGGGGTCTTTGACCTTTCGTTGCCCTCAAATAGGGATGCTAAAGGGTTTCCGGCTTTGGATTATATATTGAATGGTCTTGAGGATGACGACGTAACTTTGGTGGAACTTTTGACCAATAGTGTAAATTCTGCAAGTATGCAGGATTATATTTCTGAATTGTTGGCCGATATGGTTTCCCTTACCAATGATGTGGTTGGACAATGGGAAGGTTCTTATAGAAACACTTTTGTAGATAATAACGGCTCTTCAGCTACGGCAACGACGGATCGTTTCGTAAACGATTTCATTTTTTACTATGAGAAATTCCTCAGGGCAGGAAAAATAGGAATACCCATTGGTGTGTTTTCTGGAACAACAGAGGTCAATACCCTTGAAGTATTATATAAATCCGAATTGAGCAAATCCATGTTTTTAGAAGGTTTGGATGCTGTTCAAGATTTTTTTAACGGAAAACACTACGGTTCCGCAACAACTGGAGAAAGTTTGGAATCATATCTTGAGGCCCTAAATACACTAAAGGATGGGGCTGATCTTGCTAAGTTGATCAACGATCAAATGGATGAGGCACGGGATATCGTTTCGTCCTTAAATGATTTTAAAACGGAAATAGAAGCGGCAGATCCTCCTGTAAATATGTTCTTGGCTTATGACGAGGTCCAAAAAGTGGTTCCCCTGTTCAAAGTGGATATGGTTTCCGCAATGAGCATCAATATAGATTTTGTGGATGCTGATGGAGACTAA
- a CDS encoding HTTM domain-containing protein, which translates to MVNGFKTYLEKNIEAAPLAVFRIFFGLMMLGSIIRFWANGWIETLYITPSFHFTYYGFEWVRPLGYFTYVLFFVCAIAAVGVALGFKYRLSIVVFFLSFTYIELMDKTTYLNHYYFISILSFLLIFLPANSYFSIDSKNNPQKAFAQIPKWTADSIKLLLGLVYFYAGIAKLNSDWLIEAMPLKIWLPSKFSIPLIGNFLAEEWVHYAFSWSGAIYDLAIPFLLLYSRTRYFAFFLVVVFHLLTRVLFPIGMFPYIMIISALIFFDARLHHKILGFISKYLKISKDFFDNGKVLTQKKNFTLNLKYVVIMLFFALQLLFPWRYILYPGELFWTEEGYRFSWRVMLMEKAGYAQFKIVDKKTNVWFYVDNKDFLTPFQEKQMSFQPDFILEYAHYLKEHFEREGHKNLGVYVDCYVTLNGRLSETFIDPDVDLTQYRESFKHKTWIVPFKDEIKGI; encoded by the coding sequence ATGGTCAATGGTTTTAAAACATATCTTGAGAAGAATATTGAGGCCGCTCCTTTAGCGGTCTTTCGTATTTTTTTTGGTCTAATGATGCTTGGAAGCATTATCAGGTTTTGGGCCAATGGATGGATTGAAACCCTCTATATTACACCCAGTTTTCACTTTACATATTATGGTTTCGAATGGGTAAGACCTCTGGGTTATTTCACTTATGTGTTGTTTTTTGTTTGTGCAATTGCAGCAGTGGGTGTGGCACTTGGCTTCAAATACCGATTGTCTATTGTTGTTTTCTTCCTATCCTTTACCTATATCGAATTAATGGACAAGACCACTTATTTAAACCACTATTATTTTATTAGTATACTGTCGTTTCTCCTAATTTTCCTGCCTGCAAATTCATACTTTTCCATAGATTCCAAAAACAATCCTCAAAAAGCATTTGCCCAGATTCCTAAGTGGACCGCGGATAGTATTAAACTCTTGCTTGGATTGGTATACTTTTATGCAGGTATCGCCAAACTGAACTCAGATTGGTTAATTGAGGCTATGCCGCTAAAAATCTGGCTTCCCTCCAAATTTAGTATACCGCTTATTGGAAATTTTCTAGCAGAGGAATGGGTGCATTACGCATTCAGTTGGTCAGGTGCTATATATGATCTTGCCATACCTTTTCTTTTGCTTTATTCCAGGACTAGGTATTTTGCATTTTTTCTGGTCGTTGTTTTTCATCTATTGACCCGGGTTTTGTTTCCTATAGGAATGTTCCCCTATATCATGATTATATCCGCACTTATCTTTTTCGATGCTCGGTTGCACCACAAGATTTTAGGTTTTATTTCAAAGTATTTGAAAATCAGCAAGGATTTTTTTGACAATGGAAAGGTTTTAACCCAAAAAAAGAATTTCACTCTAAACCTCAAGTATGTAGTCATTATGCTGTTTTTTGCGTTGCAGTTGTTGTTCCCATGGCGATATATACTGTATCCAGGAGAGCTGTTTTGGACCGAGGAAGGATATCGGTTTTCGTGGCGGGTTATGTTAATGGAGAAAGCGGGATATGCTCAGTTTAAGATTGTGGACAAGAAAACAAACGTATGGTTCTATGTTGACAATAAAGACTTTTTAACCCCATTTCAAGAAAAACAGATGTCTTTTCAACCTGATTTCATTTTGGAATACGCACATTATTTAAAGGAACATTTTGAAAGGGAAGGCCACAAAAATTTGGGAGTGTATGTAGATTGCTATGTGACACTGAATGGTAGGTTGAGCGAAACTTTTATCGACCCTGATGTAGATTTAACCCAATATAGGGAGTCATTTAAACATAAAACTTGGATAGTACCATTTAAAGATGAAATCAAGGGAATATAA